In the Callospermophilus lateralis isolate mCalLat2 chromosome 19, mCalLat2.hap1, whole genome shotgun sequence genome, ATGCCCAGCCTCCTGACTCTGTTGAGTGGGAAGGGATTCTGGGCCCCAGGAGATTAAGGGGCTTGCACAAGCATCTTTGATTCCTCTTCCCTCTCTGCAGAGTGTCCAAATCAAGAGATGGACATTGTCTTCCTAATTGACGGCTCTGGTAGCATTCATGAAAGTGACTTTAACCAGATGAAGGACTTTGTCAGAGCTGTGATGGACCAGTTTCAGGGCACCAACACTCTGGTAAATACTGGGCACTGAGACCTGATTAGGGGAGCAAGACAGACCTGGGAAGTGGGCCTGGCATCACTGGGGGTGGACTGGCTCATGGAGCTGTGTCATGATGAGGCTAGGGCCAGGGTCGAGGTCCCAGTGCAGGGCCAATTTGAGTCTGACCAATGGCATTTAATATGTATCTGTATACCACATGTTGTTTAAAAACTACAAGAATGagatcctaactagaataagatatactccatacatgtataatatgtcaaaatatactgtcaggtgtatctaaaaagaacaaattttttttaaaagaaaaaaaaaataattgaaagggagctgggtacagtggtgcatgtctgaaatcccagtgatttgagatgctgagacaggaggatcacaagttctaggccaaacttggcaacttagaaagacccttaacaacttagtgagactctgtctcaaaaataaaaaaatgaaaaccaactGGGGATATAGTCCAGcagtaaagtacctctgggttcaattcctagtatcaacaaacaaacaaaaacccaagaaaaaaacatttaaagaacataaaaataataattttgagcTGTGCATGGTGGCatgtgtctataatcccagctactcaggaggctaaggtaggaggatggcaagtttgaggccagcctggtcaatttagcaaggatttgtctcaaaataaacttgaaaaagggctggaaatgtagctcagaggtagagtgatcacctagcatgtgagaagccctcagttcaatccctggtactgaaaaaataaaggaaataaaataaaacaaaaataattctgCTGTGAAGTTTGGCTGAAGGTAACTCAGCCAAGTGAGTGGTGCTTTCTTCATTATGTTTTATGTATAACTCATGACTTCTTTATAACTTTCTAGTAACTAATTTGTATGTAAATACAAATTcttagaaagagaaaaaatatctaAATTGATTTCACGTGTTATACATTTTTTAATGTAAGTTTAACAAATATTATCTTTGGCATGGCTATTCTTTGTAAATCATGAAAGAAGCattatttaattttgattttcccagttttctttttgtgtctttAGAGCAATTGTCCCCCTACCCTGTgtttcattacattatttgtaGGGCCTAAAACATATGGGAACTATTTGTAAATCCAAAGTTTTTCTGAGATAAAAAGTTCATTCACTAAAAATAACACCAAGGGTAACCCACAACAAGCTCTGATCCCTGGGCCCTCTGCCTTGGTCTTTGCAGTTTTCTCTGATGCAGTACTCAAACCTCATGGAGACTCACTTCACCTTCACCGAATTCCAGAATGGTTTGAGCCCTCAGAGCCTGGTGGATCCCATCATCCAAAAGAAAGGCCTGACGTTCACAGCCACAGGCATCCAGAAAGTGGTGTAAGCAACCCCCCTTACTGTCCCTGGATGTGGCTGCCATACCACTTCCTAATGCCGAGTCAGCACAGCTCACCTCAGGCTGtgggaagctctgaagaaagaggtTAAAGGGGAGTGTGGGGGCTGCAGCAGAGTCCTCCCTGGAGTGCCCCTGGTCCCTCAGGGCTAGGTTTCCCTGATATGGGACTAGATTTCTCTATAGCTGAGTTtcctctttgtctggttttggagatGCTGAACTCTGGCAGCCCACCTGGGGTATCCAGGGGCATGGGctttgattcagatacatctggaTTCCCTTGCTTGCTACTTGTCTGATCTGGGGGTCATTGACTCTaccaataaaatgttaaaaaagggTAAACTTGTTGAGGGCTGAAATCAAGTCAAGATagcgcctggcactttgccaggaggagtggtctgTGAagcaacgccagcgagccattaagatgatgaggatttcttattggttgactgctgtatctagtttatgttaattgaaTTAAGttgtgtgtaattagttaagtATATATATCTCTGCTATCCGGCAGAAAAGCGGCTCCTGCTATCTCAGGTGCCCGCTACTTTGAGTTCTCActcagttcctgctgagttcactcgcaataaagtagttcctgattcaaccttcaagttgcttgtcacctcttgGTTATTTAACCCAGCTGGACTACGGCATAAACTCACAACTTGTCtgcaagaattaaatgagatcctAATGTTAGGGGCTTGGTCCTGGGTATACAAGGAGGTGCTAAATAAATGGCTGAGGTTTTTAATCCAGAGAATGACACCGCTCCTCTTTACCTACCAGGCAGTGACAAGTGTCTTTTTTGTATCTTTCTTCCCACTAACCCCCTTCCATCTCCTCTCTTCTCATCCATGCATGCCCTGTTTTAACGGGACTCTTATTCTGTGCCTGCCCACACAGGAGTCAGGTGGTCCATGTTGAAAATGACTTAAAAGGTGGAGCTAGAAAGAAGAGGATGTGGTTCTTGTGGGAAGGAGCTGGTCTGAATGTTTTGAGTCCTTGGTTTCCTGCACACCTCTGAGTGCTGTGCTGGGTTTGGTGCTGGAATGTGGTGGGAATCATCCCAAATAAGATATGCTGCAGACAAATGTAACCTCTTTGCTTATGGGTGGTTCTTCTGCCTTGGACACTGACCCTTTGGAACTGGACAACCAAGAGGCAAACTTCTGTGAATTTAAAGTCACACAGGAATAGTCCCCCTCCCTGAGTTCCTTCCTTAACACTCAAAGTTCTTCCAGTGGTGGGGCCGGGGAGGAAAGGTAAAAGAGGCAGAGGTAACTTGGATCTAACCAAGTCCAGCCCTCTTCCCCATGTCCCAGAGTGCACTGCATTTCCTAGCAGTTTCTCTGCTCCCCAGAGCCAAGTCCATCTCAGAGCTGGATCAGCTACTGCTGGGTCCTCCCTGATATTAACTGCTTTTTTTTTATGAGCAatagattattttttatttttctcatgataTAGTTCCTATtcataatttacattttaaatcaaagGCTTTTTAATATAGGATGTGTGCCCATTCTAGAAAACTATAAATAtggtagaaataaaaaaatataattgtgTTACCAAAGACATCTAAAGTCAAAGTTTGGTCTATTTCCTTTTGATATTGTTTCAGGTCATAGCTGTGTATTATATTAACAACTTTATATTACCACTACTGCAATTAATGCTACCACCATATTTACCATCCACCATTTGCTGAAAGAAACATTATATTGTTACCAGTCACACTACATATAAACCTGAcagtttcatatttttaaaaataccatttacaaataataaaatggaaattCAGAAAAGTAAAACAAGTTTTATAGGCGACAGGGCTACAGCTATAACTtcaaagtctttttaaaaaacattttttattttttggtaccagggattgaattcaagggcacttgaccactgagccacatcctcagccctactttgtattttatatagacaaggtcttgctgagttgcttagtgccttgtagttgctgaggctggctttgaacttgtgatcctcctgcctcagcctcccgagccactgggattacaggtgtgcaccaccgtgcccgctAAACAAATTTATTACATAAAATTTATCCTAAAAACTCTTCTGTATTCTgctttttcttaaaaatgtttaatCTCCCCCATATAATCTCTATCAATACTCTTTATAAACAGAATTTTTCatttctacttttaattttttatcttttaaaatatttttatgactGTGACATAGTTATACGTAACAGTGgagttcattttgatataatcacacatgcatggaatatGATTTGCTACATTGCAATTCCCAggtcttcctctttccctcccctcctccctctccctgttcTCTTTCTTCTACTCGACTGCAATTCTTTCTATTCACTTACTGTTTTATTAATTAATGCTTTGTAAAATATGCATAAAGGTAGaattcactatggtatattcatatgtgtacatagtataatttgattaatttcattttgcagtTCCCCCttctcccatccctcctccctgtccttcaatccctttcctctactgaatcACTCACTTTTCCCTTATTTTGTCTAACTTctgcatatgaaagaaaatattgatgcttgactttctgagtctggtttatttcacttagtaagatgttctcctgttccatccatttaccagcaaatgccctaatttcattcttctttatggctgagttaaactccattgtatataaatgccatttttttttatgcattcccctgttgaagggcacctgggctggttcatcccttggctattgtgaactggactgctgtaaacattgatgtgcctgtgtcactatagtatgatgattttagttcttttggaaaaATACCAAGGAGTAAGTTTCATTACAAAAAAGACAAAATGAGGATAAGATTAAGaaacttttttaaagaatttttatccACAGTCCCTCTAGTTGACCACCTtatggttttttttaaatttttatttccttttttttttttagcaatgaGAAGGATAAATAAATCCCACCTGCCTGGCAAAGGGTAATTTCCATCCTTGTCTTTATTCAGAATTTTTCTATTTAGTTCCAATAAGGGAAgaatctattttcttttcttttttttttttttttgagttgttgatggacctttatttcatttacttatttatatgtagtcctgagaattgaacccagtgtctcacactctTATAAAGGCTGACCTCCTTTataaagcaagcgctctaccactgagccacaaccccagccccagaaactattttcatcttgtttttaaaaaaatccaggtCATATAACCTGtttcacattttatcacagttttCATTTGAAAAGGATGTTTATCTTTCAAAAAAGGAACTAGGTCATGATCTCCTAAATCCTTTCCCTAATGTTGGGCATTTAGATGGTTTCCAGTATTACATTTAGCATGTGTTTATTGTTTagcctgtgtgtgcatgtgcgtgtgggtGTGTTCGTTCTGAGCTTATAAAGCTATATGAACatatatgtacatttttaacatttttatagcTATTATCTAACTAATGGTTACCTGTAGGCCATTCACTGTTATAAAGGCTGACCTCCTTTATACTTCCAAAAAACCTGACACTATTTCCTTCAGTTATCTACTGTTGCTTAACAATGCATTAATAAATATAGTGGCTTCAGTAACAACCCTTTTATGATTTTTCACAATCCCAGGGATGAGGCTGGCTGCCTCCTCTGCTGCTCTTGTTTAGGGTCTCTTGTGGAGCTGTGGTCAGATGTCTGAGACTGGGCTCTTGAGAGCTTCATTCATATGTCTGGTGCCTAGGAAGGATTGGCTGGACAGTTGGGTTCAGTTGGGGCAGCTGGGCCCCTTCTGTGGTCTCCTTCCTTGTGATCACTCCATAAGGTGCCTCCAAAAGTGTAGCCAGACTTCTCTCACTGTGGCTCAGGACTCCCCAAAGTGCAAAAGCAAAAGATATGAAGGATTTTTTAGGCTCACCAATGTCATAGTGTTACTTTTACTGCATGCTACTATTgaaagtgagtcacaagccaGGCCAGGTTCACTGTGGGAGGAGAACCAGCTGTGGTTCTGTACTCTCATCTGGTACAGAGAGAAGCAGAGGTTCAGAGGTTCAATAATTTACTCAAAACATGTCTGACTCCAGAGCTTCCACTTTGAACCATACTGCCTGCTGGGACTGAAGTTCAGTAgtagaattttaagaaaaaattatatgagtACTCTTATTATTGGGCTTACTAATTATtgccaatattaaaaaaaaaaaaaagactgaatcatTTCCTTAACGTGCCTGATGGAGTCTGGCATGTCCTGGGGTCAGGACTCCCCAGTTTTTCCAGATGAGCTTCTTGTGCTAATGATGTCTTTTCATAATCAATCATATCTCAGTAGAGTCATTTCCCTTTCCTTCCTGACAGGAGAGAGCTATTTCATAGCAAGAATGGGGCCCGAAAACGTGCCAAGAAGATCCTCATTGTCATCACAGATGGGCAGAAGTATAGAGACCCCCTGGAATACCATGATGTCATTCCCCAGGCAGAGAAAGCTGGCATTATCCGCTATGCCATTGGGGTATGGCCTCTTCTACATTGCTCCCTCAGACTCAGCCTAGTAAAGGCCAGTGGGTTCCTCCTCCTCAGCTGCCTCTCTGCTGCAGGTGGGAGATGCTTTCCAGGAGCCCAGTGCCAGACAAGAACTGAGCACCATTGGCTCAGTACCTGCTCAGGAACATGTGTTTAAGGTGGACAACTTTGCAGCACTCAGCAGCATCCAGAAGCAGCTTCAGGAGAAGATCTTTGCAGTCGAAGGTACTTGAGCATTAGAGTTGAAGGGGTTCCCTACCCAATTGTCCCTTGTAGTCTTGACAGTGCATCCCTGTTTACAACTAACCCCAAATTAATCCCTAGAACCTGAGTCACAAGCCTATGATCTCTTCCTTCTGCTTTGAAGCCTCATGAtctcatggctttgaagaacctgTTTCCCCACAGGAACCCAATCGAGGACAAGTAGCTCCTTTCAGCATGAGATGTCACAAGAAGGCTTCAGTTCAGTGCTCACAATGGTGGGTACAGTGTGTACTTGATAAACAGGTCTCAAGCATCAGCTCTGGGCCAGCCCTGGGATGGGAGCTGAAACCCAAAAGTAAATAAGAAGCAGATCTGGTCCTCAAGTTCACTGTCAGATCAGGGAGAAATATCAGGCAGTGCATTTGGTGCTAGAAGAGGAAATTCAGGGCTTCTGTACTCCTGGAGGGCATATTCTAGTGGGCAGAGAATACAGACAAAAGAGTTTTGGACTGTGCTGTTGGggtaggaaaagaaaggtggtcaGAAGAGGctgaatgattaaaaaaaaagaacaagcctATGGAAAATCTGGGGAAAGATTGCTTTAGGTAGAGGCAAAAGCAAGTGCAAAAGTCTTCAGGCAGAGACAAAGTTACTGTGATGGAGCAATCAGAAGGACCAGCATAGCAGGAGCAGAGGGAACAAGAGACAGCAAGCAaggagaggactagagaaatgggAAAGACCAGACAGGGCAGACCAGAGAGATGACAATACAGCAAGACTTGTCTGAAAATAGATGTGTGTTCAAATTATCCAGAAGGATTGGTTTCAGAATAATTTGCAGTGATCAGGGAGTGGTAGACATTAAACAAGGTTGGTCATGAATTGATCACTGAAGCTAGGTCAGGGTTATTAGAGGTTAATGAAATCAAAAGTTCAAAAAAGCAATAAACTAAGTTCACTGAGGAGAAAATGAGAATTGTTTCCTGAGGGTGCTAAGGAATTAGTCACAGAGGAGATGGTTTTGAGGTTGAcggttagagagagagagaggaacggAGAATAAGGGAGAGAAGTGGCTAGGTCAAAAGTTTAATGGGGTTCAGAACAGAGAATAACTTCAAGGGTTTGCTTGCAAGGAGTCCCAGATGCCATTCTAAGGGCTTGGCAATGGTTTTCCAGCAGAATGATGCCTGCACATTTGGGTTTGGGGATGTCGATTGCTTGGGTAAGAGAAGGTAGAGCAGATAAGAGCAAAGTAGGAAGCAGAAAGGGCAGGGGTGAAGGTGGGAACAGTGGCAGTGGGGATGGACTTAGATATACTAGTGGTTGGGGTACAGGGGGTGCTGGTGAGCACTAAAgaagaaaacttgaaatgatcAGAGGAGTTAGGGGAGGGCATTTCTGTGGCTTAGGCTGCCTCTTGCTTTGTCCTGCtcaaccctggaatcttttcctccAGGATGGACCAGTACTGGGGGCTGTGGGGAGCTTTAGCTGGTCTGGAGGTGCCTTTCTGTACCCCCCACATATGAACTCCACCTTCATCAACATGTCTCAGGAGAATGTGGACATGAGGGACTCTTACCTGGGTGAGAAAAGGCTGTGGTGGGGGACAGGTAGGTGACAAGCTGTGGGAAGGGGAGGAGAAGCCTTAGTGCTGACGCTGGGCCCCCTCAGGTTACTCCAGTGAGCTGGCCCTTTGGAAAGGGGTACACAGCCTGGTCTTGGGGGCCCCTCGCCATCAGCACACCGGGAAGGTTGTCATCTTCACCCAGATATCCAGGCAATGGAGGCCAAAGGCTGAAGTCACAGGAACCCAGGTTGGTGTGGAAGACCATGTTGGTGGAACATGAGGGCGGGCAGGGTGGCTAGGAGCAGGGAGCTGATAGGGCAGGTCCTGGTACCTGGGGAGTGGCAGGACCTGGCCCAGAAAGGAGGTGCCTCTGGCAGGGGCAGGCAAGATGACTTCAGACTCTCCTCCCAGGTCGGCTCTTATTTTGGGGCCTCCCTCTGCTCTGTGGATGTGGACAGCGATGGCAGCACCGATGTGGTCCTCATTGGGGCCCCCCATTACTACGAGCAGACCCGAGGAGGGCAGGTGTCCGTGTGCCCCATGCCCAAGGGGGTGAGTGGTGATGGGACCTGGGCTGGGGGGGCCCATGTAGGGGTGTGGATTGCCTGGATTGGACCTGGCACTGGTTTTTGTTCTGTAGGGGAGCAAGTGGCAGTGTGAGATCATtctccatggggagcagggccatccCTGGGGTCGCTTTGGAGCAGCTCTGACAGTGCTgggagatatcaatggagaccatCTGATAGATGTGGCCATTGGGGCCCCTGGAGAGGAGGAGAATCGGGGTGCTGTTTACTTATTTCATGGAACCTCAGGACTGGACATCAGTCCCTCCCACAGCCAGGTGAGAGCCCCTGTTTTCAGTCTCTTGTGGTCCTCCTTCCTTTCTATGACGTGGATTTACTGAGCACAGCCTCCTGTCACTGGCCTTAGGAGTTGTCAGttctcttcttcttttggttGCCCTTTCGTTCCTTTTCTTTTGCAggatgggggattgaactcagttcaAACTCAGTTTAcctctcacatgccaggcaagcactctaccactgagctacattcccagctcagtagtttattttcttgaatttcaCCAGACCCAGCTAAACACAATCATCTGTCTTTGGTTCCAAACAGCATTCAATCTATTGTGAATAGCTTAATGGTAAGAGATCAGACTTTGAGGTCAGACCCCATGTCAAATTCCTGACCTTACCAGCCATCAGTAGCTGTGTGGCCTCAGGCAAGTGGCTAGCTTAGCCTCTGGGAGCTTTATAGTGTTCTTCTGTGGAACTTGGCAATCATCAATCCAATTCCCTGGGCTTCTTGTGAAGAAAACACAATGGATGCACTAAGCACGccattcatcaaatatttatgaATGAACATAGCAAATGATGAATAAGCAAATTgattattttgctatttttagGCTCCTATTTTATTGTTAGCCTGTAGCCCCATGATGAGTTGAACCAAAAGCTCTCCCTTCCATCTGGGGTCCCTGAGTTCCTCATCCTGTTTTCTTTCAACTTCTGCCCCTTCATCTCTCCTTTTCAGTTTCTGTATTCAGGTCTGCTTTCACTACAAGCTGTTTCCAAATCTGCTTATCAAATCTCTGCAATCACCTCCCTTGAATTCCACTTTTTCTTTCCCTCTATGGCCAGCGGATCACTGGCTCCCAGTTCTCCTTAAGGCTCCAGTATTTTGGGCAGTCGCTAAGCGGTGGTCAGGACCTCACTCAGGATGGACTGGTGGACCTGGCTGTGGGGGCCCAGGGGCACGTACTACTCTTCAGGTGACAACTCCCCAACATGCTGCCCTCGCCTGCTGTGTGTGTGATTAACCAGTGCTCTCCTCTACCTTAGTCCCCTCTCAGAGGCCAGTGTCCTGCCCTCAGCACCTACTTATGCCCCTCAGGAGCCTGCCAGTGCTGAAAGTGGGAGTAACTATGAGATTCACACCCATGGAGGTGGCAAAGACTGCGTACCAGTGCTGGGAAGAGGTGCCCACCTCCCTGGAAGCTGTGGAGGCCATGGTCTGTCTCACTATCCACAAGAGCTCACGTGACCAGTTAGGTAAGGCCCAGTCCCTTGTCCCATTAGAGGACTCCAAGGCTATTCTAAGAACAGAATGGGCTCAGGAATCCAAATCTCATCCCCGTATCTGCTCAGCTCCCTGTGTGTCAGAAACCTGGGTCCTTTCCCTCCTTCTTCTCATACCTACACCTGGGGTTCCATCTCCAGGGTAGGTATGGAGTCTGCCCACTTCTTTCTCCTGGCCCTAGCCACTGCCTTCCTGTAAGCCACCACTTCTCCTTCCCACTTACACCAAAATAAAGACACTTTGAGCAGTTCCTCTGTCTATTTTTGCACCCTCACTCATTCTTCATAGATGAGGGGATATTAGAACTCATTTGGTCCTAATATGCAAATCTGGGCTCCTCAACCCTACCTCTTAAGACCCCTAAATTGCTTCCACTTGAATCTATAAAGACCTGAATCCTTCCCTGCAATGTCCTCTCTGACTTGGTCCCTCCCTCAATCTTCTCTCACCTCATtccacttttctctctctctctctctctctctctctctctcttttttgtacCCAGGGGTGAAAAACATACCCAgcccttcttatattttatttaatgacagggtctcactgagttgcttagggcctacttaaattgctgaggttggctttgaactagtgatcttccttccttagtctcctgagcagttgggattacaggtgtgcgtcacCACATCTGGCTCACTCCTCCTTTTTCTATACATTTTTGGTAAATGTGCCAGCCTCCCTCTCCCTTGGAGCCTTAGCTACTCTAGCCACAGTCTGGGACATTCTCCTCTCTGTGCTTCACCCTCTAGGTTGTAGCTTAGATATGGTCTATCTAGGACAGCATCCCTGACCAAGATACTACTCATGCTGTGACATTATGGCCATATGACAACATATGACATATGATTGGCTCTTTTCCTGGAATATAAGCTTTATGAGGGCAGGGTCATATCCATCTTCTTCTCAGTGTGTATTCCCAGCACTTGGTACAGTTCATGGCCCATAGAAAGTGCTCTGCAAATATTCATCacatgaacaaataaatgaaaagagaaCATTGTAGGTTTTctctgcctttcctttttctACTTCTTTCACTTCAGGTGATGTCCAAAGCTCTGTTAGGTATGATCTGGCTTTGGATCCGGGTCGTCTGATTTCTCGTGCCATTTTTAATGAGACCAAGAACTGGACTTTGACTCAAAAAAAAACCTTGGGGCTTGGGGATCACTGTGAAACCGTGAAGTTGCTTTTGCCAGTAAGGACTTTGGTTTTGgaaaagggagagggaggaggatccCAAGGCTAGCCTATAGAATCCATGGGTGAGAACACTGGGTCTGGAGAGAGGAAGGCTGGGGCGGGAGGACTTGGCTTCACAGCTTGGTTGGGCTACTGTCTAGATGGCAGTGAAAAATCCCCAGTGGTGGAAAGTAGGAAGGATAGTGGGTTCTTGAAAACCCATTCTCTTTCAGGACTGTGTGGAGGATGTGGTGAACCCCATCATCCTGCGCCTCAACTTCTCCCTGGTGAGAGACTCCGCCTTATCCCAGAATCTTCACCCTGTGTTGGCTGCAGGCTCACAAGACCTGTTCACTGCTTCTGTGAGTCTTCCAATGAAGTCCCAATGAAGTCCCAGAGATGTGATGGCTTTCTTAAGAGCCCACAATAGCCCACCCACCACATTTCCTAGCCTTCACCCAGCGAAGGAAAACCCTGCCACGTTTGGACCCTGAAACATATCCCAGTTGGTTACCTACTTTACCATGACATAAACTGTCTTGTTCCCATTCTACTGATCCTTCCCAACTTTTTTCAGCCCTCCCTGTCAGACTTTGTTTGTATTCTATCCCCAGTTTGAAAAACATTTCCCCCTTCTATCTAAAGGATCTTCTCTAATTCTCAAAGCTCTGATCTTGACACcttctcttttttggggggagggtgattactaaggattgaactcaggggcatttaactactgagacacatccccagccctattttgtattttatttaaagacagggtctcactgagttgcttagtgtcttgcggttgctgaggctagctttgaactcgtgatcctcctgcctcagcctctcaagctgttggggtttacaggcatgtgacaccacGCCCAGAGACTCATTCTCTTTTGAAAACCTGCACTCAACAGTTCTCACTTCTCTGGCCCCCAATTACTCCATGATCACAAAAACATCCCAAATATACACATCAGGGAAATTATAATCATCTGCATATACATTTGCATCTGTCTTGGGGATTGTATGTTCCTTGAGTACAAGAACCACATCTAATTTGCCTGAAGTTTTCATTTCCTCCGAACCGCCAAAGCCTGTCCTGTTACTGGCACttaatgtttgttgaataatCTGATTTGATACAACTGGACTTTATTGTCTTTGAAGCCAAGGATattgtcttttttgttttttaaagtttagttgtagatgaacacaataattttatttatttattttaatgtggtgctgaggattgaaccctgtgcctcacatgtgctaaggcaagtgctctaccactgagccagaaccccagcccttGTCTTTTTTTATATTCTAACCTCCACACCCAATCTCTACTCTTGCTAGTATCAGTAGAGTACTGGGTGCAGAGGTTCAGTAAGAGTCAATGTTGATAAGCATGTTTAATGAGGGGGCTGAAGAAAGATTAAAACATGGAATGAGAAGAGAATATATACTGATTTTCTGCAGCTTCCCTTTGAGAAGAACTGTGGGCAGGATCACATCTGTGAGGGGGACCTGCGTGTCAACTTTAGCTTCTTAGGGTAAGCTCCCTCTCCTTTCATATTCAGATATTCAAGTTTCTGAGTTTACTAAACTCCTAGGATGATTTGTGCTTCTCTTCAGGTGTTTGTCTAACAAAAATGATTCTGACAGGAATGTTACTGGTGCATGATTCATGAGTTCCCCAAATCCTGTTCCTGCCCCTCGATCCAATTACAACCTACTTCCAGAGGAGTCACACTCCCAATCTTGTCCTTCCCTTCAGCCTACAGACATTGATGGTAGGAAGCTCCCTGGAGCTCAATCTGATAGTGACTGTATGGAATGAGGGTGAGGATTCCTATGGAACTGTAGTCAACTTCTACTACCCAGCAGGACTATCCTATCGCCGGGTGTCAGCAACACAGGTAAACACCTTCCTTGGGCTCTAGCTGACTGGGGTCTtgtattagtctgttttctgttgcctgTAACAAAATGCCACACACTGGGTAAATTACAAAGAactgtttattttggctcactatTCTGGAGGTGCATGGTCAAGGGGCCACATCTGGTG is a window encoding:
- the Itgad gene encoding integrin alpha-D, with protein sequence MRLLESPPSPYSVYSSVPASYHGFNLYAEKPTVFSENATGFGQTVVQFGGSRLVVGAPLEVVAVNQTGQLYDCTFVNGTCQPISLHIAPEAVNMSLGLSLAASSNGSWLLACGPTVHRACGENMYAKGSCLLLGSHMQIIRTVPVALPECPNQEMDIVFLIDGSGSIHESDFNQMKDFVRAVMDQFQGTNTLFSLMQYSNLMETHFTFTEFQNGLSPQSLVDPIIQKKGLTFTATGIQKVVRELFHSKNGARKRAKKILIVITDGQKYRDPLEYHDVIPQAEKAGIIRYAIGVGDAFQEPSARQELSTIGSVPAQEHVFKVDNFAALSSIQKQLQEKIFAVEGTQSRTSSSFQHEMSQEGFSSVLTMDGPVLGAVGSFSWSGGAFLYPPHMNSTFINMSQENVDMRDSYLGYSSELALWKGVHSLVLGAPRHQHTGKVVIFTQISRQWRPKAEVTGTQVGSYFGASLCSVDVDSDGSTDVVLIGAPHYYEQTRGGQVSVCPMPKGGSKWQCEIILHGEQGHPWGRFGAALTVLGDINGDHLIDVAIGAPGEEENRGAVYLFHGTSGLDISPSHSQRITGSQFSLRLQYFGQSLSGGQDLTQDGLVDLAVGAQGHVLLFRSLPVLKVGVTMRFTPMEVAKTAYQCWEEVPTSLEAVEAMVCLTIHKSSRDQLGDVQSSVRYDLALDPGRLISRAIFNETKNWTLTQKKTLGLGDHCETVKLLLPDCVEDVVNPIILRLNFSLVRDSALSQNLHPVLAAGSQDLFTASLPFEKNCGQDHICEGDLRVNFSFLGLQTLMVGSSLELNLIVTVWNEGEDSYGTVVNFYYPAGLSYRRVSATQKQSHQRPLRLACEANPTGNEGLRSSSCSINHPIFREGTTGTFIITFDVFYKAILGDRLLVRANASSENNKPATNKTTFQLEIPVKYAVYTMISRQEESTKYFSFSISDESSRKEAEHRYRVNNLSQRDLAISIIFWVPILLNDVPVWDVTVMAPSQSLPCVSEREPPQHSDFLTQIPRSSVLNCSIADCMRFRCDIPSFGIQEELDFILKGNLSFGWVRQTLQKKVSIMSVAEITFDRSVYAQLPGQEAFLRDQMETLLEEFEVYNPISLIVGSSVGGLLLLALITATLYKLGFFKRQYKEMLDGKPEDTPTLGGENFTSEAPNLSLS